The genomic stretch GGCGACGCAGGGATCAACCTGCAGCCGCCCGGCTGGTCCGGGATCTCAGGGCTTTGAGACCACCACATGGTGGCCACTCTGCCTCTTTGCCGCGACGTCCGGAGACGTGCGGCCTGTCAAGAATGTTGCTGGGGCGTTTGGCTTACTTGAGCAGGGTCCAGTTGCCTTCCTTCACCGTGATCATCACCCGGCCGCGATCGTCGAAGCCGCTGTGATCGGCGGGGCTCATGTTGTACACGCCCTGGGTGCCGACCAGTTCCTTGGTCTGCTCCAGCGCGTCACGCAGTGCGGAACGGAACTCGGGCGTACCCGGCTTGCCCTTGAGTGCGGCGAGCGGAATTGCCTGCTTCAGCAGCAGACCGGCGTCGTAGACGTTGGCGCCGAAGGTGGCCGGCTTGTTGCCATGCATCTTCTCGTATGCGGCGATGTAGTCGGCAGCGACTTTCTTCGACGGGTTGCTGTCGGCGATCTCGGGCAGCACCAGCATCAGGCTCGCAGCGAGGATGGTGCCTTCGACCTTCTTGCCACCGAGCTTGAGGAAGTCGGGCAGCGCGGCACCGTGAGTCTGGTACATCTGGCCCTTGTAGCCCATGTCGAACAGGGTGGTTTGCGGCAGCACCGAGGGGCCGCCCGGGGCAGTGACGAGCACGGCGTCGGGCTTGGCGCCAATGAGCTTCAGCGCCTGGCCGGTAACCGAGCTGTCGGAGCGCTGGAACTTCTCGCTGGCGACGATCTTGATGCCGTTGGCTTCGGCGAGGCCGCCCATGACCTTGGCCCAGTTCTCGCCGTAAGGATCTGCGGTGCCGATCAGGCCCAGGGTCTTCACGCCGGCCTTGACCATGTGCTCGGTCAGTGCCTTGGCGATGATGTCGTCGTTCTGGGTGGTCTTGAACACCCACTTCTTCTGCTCGGTCATCGGCAGCACAACGGCAGCCGTGCCCACAGGAGCCAGCATCGGAACGCCGGCTTCGGCGACGAACTGAATCGCGCCCATGGCGTTGGGCGAGCCCGAGGGTCCGATGATGGCGTCGACCTTCTCTTCGCTCAGCAGCTTCTTGACTGCGGTCACAGAAGCGGTGGAGTCGGACGCGTCGTCGAGCGCGATGTATTCGACGGTAAGGTCACCCACCTTGGTCGGCAGCAGCGGCACGCTGTTCTTCTGCGGGATGCCGACGAGTGCGGTCGGGCCGGTAGCGGACGAAATGACGCCGACCTTGACCTGTGCGAGCGCGCTGCCGGCAAAGGTAGCAAGGCTTGCAAGTGCGATGGCAGCGGGGATTTTCTTCAACATCATGGCGGTTTTCTCCGTGGATGGGGCGTACTGCGGATGAAGGATTATTTGAATGCTGCGTGGTTCAGATGGTGATGCTTCCTACACTTGCACCGCCGCAGACATACAGCGTCTGCCCGGTAACGAAACTGTTTTCCGGGTCGGCAAAGAACATCACCGCACGGGTGACATCGTCTGCGCGGCCAACGCGACGAACCGGAATGCTGGCCGCCAGTGCCTTGTCACGCTCACTGCCGGCTTCGATGACCGCGTAGTACATGTCGGTCTGGATCGGGCCCGGTGCGACGACATTGACGGTGATGCCCTTCGGTGCCAGTTCCAGCGCCCAGGTACGGGCCATGCCGATCATGCCGGCCTTGGTTGCGGAGTAGGCGGTACGCGTCGGCAGTCCGAGCGCGCCGCGTGAGGACATCAGTACCACGCGACCGAACTTGCGTGCTTCCATGCCGGGCAGCACCGCCTGCATCAGGCTGATGGCGGCGCCCAGATGGATCTGGGTGAGACCCTGCAACTCATCGAGTTTGACCTCGCCCAACAGCTTGGGCCAGATCACGCCGGCGTTGTGGATGAAGTGGCTGACCGGGTAGTTCGCTGCAATCTCCTGCGCAGCCTGCTCGGTGGCAGTGGCGTCGAGCAGATCGACCTGCACCGTGGTGAGGCGCGGGTGCGTCCATTCTGGTGCGCGACGCGCCATCGACACGACCTGGTAGCCGTCATCGAGCATGCGTTTGCAGATGTCGGCGCCAATGCCTGCACTGCCACCAGTGACGACTGCGATCCTGTCTTCGTTCATGATCCGGCCCTCACGCGCTTGGTGCCAGTGCCAGCACCCGCAGCGGGCTGCCGGAACCGTTACGGATCTTGAGCGGGGCGGCAAAAATCAGCGTGCCCTGTGGCGGGAGCTGGTCGAGGTTGGTGAGGCATTGCAGCCCGTAGCGGTTATTGCCGTGCATGTAGTAGTGGCAGGGATAGGGCGGGTTGAGGTGATGGGCCTGGCCGGCGTCGGTGCCGACAGATTCGGTACCAAAGCCATGCACGTTTCGTTCCCGGATGAGCCATGGCACCACTTCGGCGTCGGGGCCGGGCGAATGCGCACCATCTTCAGCCATGTTGAGATACTCCTTGGGCGTGGTGCGCTTGGACCAGTCGGTGCGAAGCAGCACCCAGGCGCGCTCGGGAATGCGGCCATGCTTTTCTTCCCAGGCCTTGACGTAGTCAATGGTCAGGAGAAAGTCCGGGTTCTCGGCGCTCTCGGCCGAGACGTCGATCACGCAGGCGGTGGCGATGAAGTTCTCGGCCGGGATCGAGTCAACCGTGTTGTCGGGCTGATCCTTGCCGCTGACCCAGTGCGCGGGCGCATCAAAGTGGGTGCCGGTGTGCTCGGACATGGAGAAGTTGTTCCAGTACCAGGCCGGACCACGCTCGTCGTAACGCGAAATCTCTTCGATCCGGAACGGCCAGGCCTGACCGAACTCGGGCGGCAATACGATGGTGGGAAATTCGGGCGCGAGCGTCTGCGTGAGATCGACCAGTTTCAGCCGGCCGCTCAGCAACTCGTTCATGAACTGGGCGAGGATGGGGTTGCTCATTCTGTGTGCTCCTTGGGGGCTGGGGCGCTTACTGGCCGAGTTCGCGTTCGACGGCCTTGTGGTTCTCACGCAGGCGATCGCGAATTTCTTCCGCGATATCGCCAACGTACGCATCTTCGATGCCGTCCTGCAGGCCCTTGACGATAGCCTTGGCAATGGCAGCCGGGGCGAGCTTGGGCGGGGGGGTGAGCTGCTCCCATTCTTCGTCGATCGGGCCGGGAAAAACGTTGAGCACGCGCACTCCGGCACCGCTCAGCTCGGCGCGCAGCGTCTGCGCTGCCGACAGCGCCGCGGCCATCGAGGCCGACCATGCACCACGCGAGGGTAGCGCTGCGAAAGCATGAATGGAGAGGATGTTGACCCAGGCCACGGCGTTGTTGGTGCCGTCTGCGGCGCGGAAACACATGCCGGGGCCGAAGGCCTGGGCGAGGCGCATCAGGCCGAGCACGTTTACCTCCATTGCATCGCGGGCCAGGATCACATCCTTGCGCCCGAGGATGCCGCCGTCGCGCAGGTAGGACGCGGTATTCACCAGGATCTCGACCTTGCCGCCGATCGAGGCAGCCAGGCGGTCGACCGAGTCGGTGTCCGTGACGTCGATCTCGACCACCTGCACACGCGGATCGGTGGCGAGCTTGTCGAAGGCCGCATTTGCTTTCCAGCTCGTCGGGTCGCCGAGGAAGACCGCGTTGGCGCCGGCATCGAGCATGGCCTTTGCGACCGCCAGACCCATGGCCGATTTGCCGTCAGTGACGAGCACGCGGCGAAACTTCGGATCGCAGGTCGATTCGCGCATCTGCGGGGCATCGTTCATGTTCGGAGTGTCCTTTTCAGGAAGCGCATGGAGTACGGCCTGACCGCTGCGGTCGAGCTTGAGCGTGAGACGCACGGGGCCGTCGGCGACACAGTCTTCATGGACGTGGGCGACCACGACCGGACCGGCGGCCATCTTCACCGTGCCGACGCGCCACGGCAGGCGCTCGCGAAAATACAGGTCGTTGCTGTGACGCAGCGTGGTGGTGGCGATCAGTTGCCCCCGATTGTCCACCGGCTTCCACTGCAAGTGCTCTGACAGACAGTTGCCGCAGACCTCGCGCGCCGGGTACTGAACCGTGTTGCACTCGGCACACACTTGCAGTTCGAAACTGCCTTCGGCAGCGGCCCGCGTGAGGCCTTGCGCGCTGCGGCTGCGTGCCGCGGGCGGGCGCGTGGCCAGACGGGTGCGTTCGACCGGGTTCTTCTTTTTCGGTTTGATGAGTGGCGCGGTCATTCGGCCTGTCCTCGCTCGAGCAGGGCTGCGCCGGAACACAGCCCGCGGTCGTAGTTGATCATGCCGAATCCCGACACCAGCCCGAGCTTCGCACCTTCCACCTGGGTTTTTCCGGCGCTGCCGGTGAGCTGGCGCAGGGCCTGTACAAAGCCAAGGTAACCGCCCGCCGCGCCGGCCTGCCCCACCGAGAGCTGGCCGCCCGAGGTGTTGAAGGGAAAATCGCCGTCGATGGTGAAGCTGTGCTCGCGCACGAAGGCGGCGGCCTCGCCTTTGGCACAGAATCCGAGATCCTCGAACTGCATCATGTTGATCACCGGGTAATCGTCGTAGGTCTCGAGGAAGTCGACATCTTCCGGCGCTGCGCCTGCGTGTTCGTACAGCGCGTCCTTGTCCATCGCCCAGCCGCCACGAAACTGGATCGGGTCTTCGGGGAAGGCGTTGTGGCGTTCGATAGTGGAGCGGATGCGCACGAAGGGCAGCTTGAGTGCCTTTGCGCGGTCCTCGGTCATCACCAGGTAGCCTTCGGCGCCGGCGCAGGGCATGACGCAGTCGAAGAGGTGGATCGGGTCGGTGATCGGGCGGGCGTCGATGTACTGCGCAAGGGTCAGCGGCTTCTTCATCAGCGCATGCGGGTTCTTCAGCGCGTTGTCGCGCTGGGCGACGCAGAGCTTGCCAAAGTCTTCGCGCGTGGCGCCGTAGTGCTTCATGTAGTAATCGGTCAGCAGCGCAAAGCTGGCATTGGGGCCGCCCGCGCCATACGGATAGACCGCGTCCTGGGCGAAGCGGGAGAACTGGCTGACCGTGTTGCGGAAGGAGTCCACCTGGTTGGTGTCGCCGGCAATACAGGCGATCACTTCGGCGTCACCGGCCTGTACCGCACGGGCGGCACGGCGCAGCGCGATGACACCGGAGGCGCCCCCCATCGGGATGTGGTCGAGCCAGCGCGGGCTCATGCCCAGATGCTGCATCAGGCCGACTGCGGTGTCCGGGCCGAGGGTGAAGCTGGACACGCACACGCCGTCAACGTCGGCCTTGGCGATGCCGGCGCCGCGAATCAGTTCGCCGAGTGCGCGCCCCAGCCACCAGTGCGCGCTGTGCGTGGAGTAGCGGACGTAGGGGATGGTCGCCGGCATCACGGCAACCACGCCCTCGTAGCCGAGTCGGGTGCGGGAGGGCGCGCTCACTTGTGATCTCCCTGCCGTTTCTTCATCGCGCAGGTGTTCACGCAGCTCGTGTGCTCAACCAGGGTCGGGGCGAGCGCCTTGAGTTCGCCGCGCTGGATCTTGTTGGTGGTGGTCAGCGGCAAGGCATCGACGAAGGCGACGTAGCCCGGTGCCTTGTAGTAGGCGAGTTGCGACAGGGCCCAGTTCACCAGCTCGGCTGCAGCGAATTCCATGGCTGCACGATCGGCCGGCGCGTTTTCGGCCACAACCAGTGCCATCACTTCGTCACCGCGCACCGGATCGGGTACGGCTGCGACGGCGACCGATTTGACGAGTGCGTGCTGCTGCAGAACGCTTTCCACTTCGACGGCGGCGATGTTTTCGCCGCTGCGGCGGATCACGTTCTTCTTGCGATCGACGAAGTGCAGGTAGCCGTCTGCGTCGCGGCGGACGATGTCGCCGGTGTGAAACCAGCCGCCTGCCCAGGCTTCGTCGGTGGCAGCCTCGTCCTTGAGGTAGCCGGCCAGAAAGCCGTAGCGGGGATCGTCGCCAGCGTGGCGCACGAGCAACTCACCCTGTTCTTCGACGCCCGCTTCGCGACCATCGTCGGTGACGAGGCGGACTTGCACGTCGGCTTCTTCCTTGCCGAAGCAGGAACTGCCGATGTGGCGCGGTTCCTTGTTGGCGATGATGACCGCGCCTGCGCCGGTTTCGGTCATGGCCCAGGCTTCGAGCAAGGGGAAGCCGAAGCGTTCTTCGAAGACTCCGTGCAGGGTGCGATCGACACCGGCGCCGAAGCCGAAGCGCACAGCGTGGTCGCGGTCAGCCGGGCTGGCTTCAGCCTTGATCAGCATGGCGGGCATGACGCCAAGGTAGTGAACAACGGTGGCGCGGGATTCGCGCACGCTGGCCCACCAGCTGCGGGGGTGGAAGCGATCGAGCGGAATCAGGCAGCCGCCGGTCATGATCATGGCCATTGCCGAGTAGGCCATGGCATTCATGTGCACCAGCGGCAGCGGCGTGATCATGCGTTCCTTACCGGGCTGCAGGGCGGCGAGTCCGCCGATGTTGGCGTACCAGTTGCCTGCATGCAGGAAGTAGCGGTTGGGCAGGATGCAGCCCTTGGGGCGGCCCGTTGTGCCTGAGGTGTAAAGCAGGGCACATTCGCTGAGTTCATGCGGCTCGGTGTCAGCCTGCGGGGCGGGGAAGGCGGCCTCGGGCGGCGTATCGCGTTCGCCCATGACCTGGAAGGGGCGGCCGGCACGGTCTGCGGCTGCGAGCAGATCGGCGTGGCGCTGGGGCAGGGCGATGGCAAGCGCGATCTCGGAGTGGCCGATGAGGTATTCGAGCTCGGCCGCGCGCATGTCCGGGTTGATCGGCACGACCGATACACCGAGCCCGTTGAGCGCGAACCAGTGCAGAAAGAAGGACGGGCGGTTCTCGAGCAGGATGCCGATGCGGTGACCGTGGCCGTAACCGGCTGCGGCGTAGGCTGAGCGCAGGGTTTCGATGCGTTCGGCGGCTTCGGCGTAACGCAGTTCGCCGGCGTTGATGCCGTAGATGTCGGCCGTTTCGGGCAGGATGCAGAGGAAGGGGAGCTTTGCCCAGCGCGCGGCGGCGAGGGCGAAGGCTTGATGGACGGTGTTGGCCAAATCGTGCTCCCGCTTACATGAAGAGTTGAATATTGCCGAAGGCGGCATCGCAGTTCACCAGATCGACGCGTTTGAGGCGAATCCTGAGATTGCCTTCGACTTCAACGAGGTGATGGGTGCTCCAGCCGGCGTAGGTGGTCTGGGCGTCGAGCCGGGTTTCGGTGTAGAGAAAGGCGGTGCGGACGACGTGTTCGCCGGTGCTTGCGTCGGACGATTCGACGGTGGGCGCCTGGAGCAGGTGGTGCGAGCGGCTTTTGGGTTGTTGTGAGAAGGTGCGCTGGCCGGAGAGGCGCTCGATGCGGACGCGGAGCAGGAGTTTGTCTTCATACATGAGCGAGGTATGAAGTTTGGGGTCTTGCTGGTCGTGCGCGAGCGGCATCCAGTAGTAGGCGTCTTCGGTGAACAGGGTGAGCCAGTCTTCGAAGCGCTGTTCGTCGAGCATGCGGGCTTCGGCATAGACGAAGTCGATGAGGTTTTTTTCGGTGATGGCAGTCATGGCTTGATCCTTGTTCGGGTGTTGCTGGCAGTTCGCCGATGCTGGTCAAAGGTTCGTGCCGCCGGTCGGGCTGAACGGGACATTTGCTCTGCAGGGCTGCGGAACTCGCCCTTCGGGCTCGGACAGTCCTCGCCCTGCGCCGCAAACATCCCATTCATCCCTTGGCCTCGGTGGCATCTGTTCCTTTTTGTCCTTACATGCTTTCCGTCATGAACTGGGCCCATGCGCGCATCTGTTGCCGCATCTGCATCTCGTTGGTGCCGTTGGTGACGACGTTCTTCTGCGCTTTCTCCGCAGGGTCGTAGAGGCGGGCGATGTTGATCCAGTCGCGACCACGAGAGTGCAGGCCTTGCTGGGCGCGTTCGTACATTTCCAGATCGTCGTGGCCGACCACCGAGGTGGGGGCGTTGATCAGGCGGTTGTACATCGTGGTGCGCTCAAGCAACAGGTCGGGCGCGCCGACGAGACGGAAGGTCCAGGATTCGACCAGGGTCTTGTCCGCGGCGATGGGCTTGAACAGGCGCAGGGTCTGGATTGGGCCCTTGACCATGATGTTGGGGAAATACACCGTGTTGTGGCGGGTGTCGCCAAGGATCTGCTTGGCCCGCTCTTCACCGTAGGCGGCGACCATCTGCTCCCAGTAGCCGGGAACCGGCGAGTAGGCGGCGTGGATGGAGTTCGAGACGCCGGTGTGACCGTGACCGTTCTCCCACACGCGGATGCCCATGCCCTCGAAGAACTCGTACGGCGACATGAAGGGGGCGAACTGCTCCACCGCCATGGGCTTGGGGGTGCCTTCGGGGGCTTCATTCCAGACCTTCACTGCGGTGCCGGCGGAGGATTCGTGCGCGACCATCGGATGGCAGGTGTCGGTCTGGTTGTCGACCAGCATCTTCCAGTTGCAGTTGTGCATGTAACGCAGCACGCCACCCGCAACTTCGAGTTTGCCTTCGGGCGAGCGGTCGACCATGTTGTCGAGCGTCGACAGCGACTCGCCGAAGAATTCTTCGAAGCTGGGACCGCCGGGGTTCAGGCGGCAGAACACGAAGTCGCGGTACACATGAACATTGGGCACCGGCGCCATGCCGTGGCTGGCTTCGCAGGATTCAAAGCCGGTGTTCTCGTAACCCTTTTTCAGGGGGATGGCGAGCAGGCTGCCATCGGTCTTGAAGGTCCAGGCGTGGTAGGGGCAGCGGAAAAACTTTCCGGTGTTGCCGCAGACTTCGCCGGCAACTTTCACGCCCTTGTGCGGGCAGCGGTTGTAGAGCACGCGCACGCTGTTGTCGCTGTGACGGACCATGACCACGTCTTCGGTGCCGACGGTGGTGGTGTAGTAGTCGCCCTTGTTCGGCACCTGGCTGGCATGGCCGACATAAACCCAGGTGTTGGCGAACAGGTGTTCCATCTCCAGTTCGAAGACTTCCTGGTCGATGTAGGCGTCCTTGTGCACTTCGGTGTCGCGCACGAGTGCATTGATGGCGTCGGGGTTGCCGCGGTATTTGCTGGTTGCGGTGCTCATTGCAGTGCCCTCAGGTCAGAGATCGAGCACCAGGCGGGGCGACTTCGCCCGCGAGATGCAGATCTGGATCAGTTTTCCGCCCGCCTTTTCGGCGTCGGACAGGAAGTAGTCGCGATGGTCGGGTTCGCCCTCGAGCACCGTGGCAGTGCACACGCCGCATTCGCCGCGCTTGCAGTCATACATCGGATCGCAGCCGGCTTCTTCCATGACTTCGACGATGGTCTTGTCCGCCGGAACGGTGAGCACTTGTCCGCTCTGGCTCAGTTCGACCTCGAAGGGCTGGTCGCCGGCCAAAGGGGCTGCGGAAGTGAATAGCTCGAAATGGACATGGCAGGCGGGCCAGCCGCGTTTCTTGGCGCCTTCGATGACCGCGTCGATCATGCCCTTCGGGCCACACACGTAGAGGTGCTGCGTGGTCGACAGGCCGTCTAGGAGTGCACCGATGTCGAGTCGGCTCACTGCGTCGTCGTCGGCATGCAGATGCAGCGCAGGGCCGGCAAGGGCGGTGAGTTCGTCCTTGAATGCAAGTTGATCGAGGCTGCGTCCGCTGTAGTGCATCGACCAGGGGCGGCCTGCTGCCTGCAGTGCGCTCGCCATGGCTGCAATCGGGGTGATGCCAATGCCGCCCGCGATGAGGACTGTTTCGGTTTCGTCTGCTTCGGCTGCGTGCAGGGGGAAGTCGTTTTTCGGTCCGGTCACGGTGAGCGTGTCACCAACGCTGAGGTCATGCATGAAGCGGGAGCCACCGCTGCTTTCGGCTTCGAGGCGAACGCCGAGGCGGTAGGCTTGCGGGGCATCAAAACAGCCCGCTTCGGGTGCGAAGGTGACGAGCGAGTAACAACGCGCATCTGCAAGGCCGGGAATCCTTACCTGCAAGTGAGCCCCGGGGGCAAACGGAGGGAGGGGGCTCCCGTCCGGTGCCCTCAGGCCAAGGCTGCGGACCAGCGGGGTTTCAACCCGGATGTCGCTGATGGTGAGTTCCATTTCTTGCATGTGCGTGTCGTCCTCTCTCGTCCCGTTCTTTCCGTCTGTCGCGGATCAGGCTGCCTGGCGGCTGAACATTGCGTTGGCAGCTTGTGTCGTGGTGCTTCCTCCGGCCCCGATCAGCAGGCCGAGTTGTGTGTCGAGCTGGCGGCCTTCCTCGTCAGCCATTGCGGCCTTCAGCAGCTTCTGCAGCGTGGCTGCGGCATCGGTGCTTCCGGCAAGCTGGTCTGCTGCCTTCATGAGGCTGGCGAAGCGCTTGTCACCACGGTCGTGTGTACCACTGTAGCCCTTGACGATGCGGCGGCAGTGCAGCACCTCGACCGCAAGCGCATAGTTGCCATTGCCAGCGAGGCGCACCACGCGGTCGAGCCATTCCTTGATCTGTGTGGTTTCGATCTGATGGCGCAGCAGGCTGCGGCGGAACCGGCGCATGCCGGACACCGCATAAAGGGCCAGGAACCAGGTCAGCGTACCCGTCTTCACACGGCGGCCCTTTTCCATGCGGCGCTTGACGAAACCGCCGAAGCCCCTGGATTGCTCCAGCCAGCGCCCGAGCCCGGTG from Parazoarcus communis encodes the following:
- a CDS encoding aromatic ring-hydroxylating dioxygenase subunit alpha, coding for MSTATSKYRGNPDAINALVRDTEVHKDAYIDQEVFELEMEHLFANTWVYVGHASQVPNKGDYYTTTVGTEDVVMVRHSDNSVRVLYNRCPHKGVKVAGEVCGNTGKFFRCPYHAWTFKTDGSLLAIPLKKGYENTGFESCEASHGMAPVPNVHVYRDFVFCRLNPGGPSFEEFFGESLSTLDNMVDRSPEGKLEVAGGVLRYMHNCNWKMLVDNQTDTCHPMVAHESSAGTAVKVWNEAPEGTPKPMAVEQFAPFMSPYEFFEGMGIRVWENGHGHTGVSNSIHAAYSPVPGYWEQMVAAYGEERAKQILGDTRHNTVYFPNIMVKGPIQTLRLFKPIAADKTLVESWTFRLVGAPDLLLERTTMYNRLINAPTSVVGHDDLEMYERAQQGLHSRGRDWINIARLYDPAEKAQKNVVTNGTNEMQMRQQMRAWAQFMTESM
- a CDS encoding SDR family NAD(P)-dependent oxidoreductase: MNEDRIAVVTGGSAGIGADICKRMLDDGYQVVSMARRAPEWTHPRLTTVQVDLLDATATEQAAQEIAANYPVSHFIHNAGVIWPKLLGEVKLDELQGLTQIHLGAAISLMQAVLPGMEARKFGRVVLMSSRGALGLPTRTAYSATKAGMIGMARTWALELAPKGITVNVVAPGPIQTDMYYAVIEAGSERDKALAASIPVRRVGRADDVTRAVMFFADPENSFVTGQTLYVCGGASVGSITI
- a CDS encoding cyclase family protein, whose amino-acid sequence is MSNPILAQFMNELLSGRLKLVDLTQTLAPEFPTIVLPPEFGQAWPFRIEEISRYDERGPAWYWNNFSMSEHTGTHFDAPAHWVSGKDQPDNTVDSIPAENFIATACVIDVSAESAENPDFLLTIDYVKAWEEKHGRIPERAWVLLRTDWSKRTTPKEYLNMAEDGAHSPGPDAEVVPWLIRERNVHGFGTESVGTDAGQAHHLNPPYPCHYYMHGNNRYGLQCLTNLDQLPPQGTLIFAAPLKIRNGSGSPLRVLALAPSA
- a CDS encoding thiolase family protein; the protein is MSAPSRTRLGYEGVVAVMPATIPYVRYSTHSAHWWLGRALGELIRGAGIAKADVDGVCVSSFTLGPDTAVGLMQHLGMSPRWLDHIPMGGASGVIALRRAARAVQAGDAEVIACIAGDTNQVDSFRNTVSQFSRFAQDAVYPYGAGGPNASFALLTDYYMKHYGATREDFGKLCVAQRDNALKNPHALMKKPLTLAQYIDARPITDPIHLFDCVMPCAGAEGYLVMTEDRAKALKLPFVRIRSTIERHNAFPEDPIQFRGGWAMDKDALYEHAGAAPEDVDFLETYDDYPVINMMQFEDLGFCAKGEAAAFVREHSFTIDGDFPFNTSGGQLSVGQAGAAGGYLGFVQALRQLTGSAGKTQVEGAKLGLVSGFGMINYDRGLCSGAALLERGQAE
- a CDS encoding AMP-binding protein, which translates into the protein MANTVHQAFALAAARWAKLPFLCILPETADIYGINAGELRYAEAAERIETLRSAYAAAGYGHGHRIGILLENRPSFFLHWFALNGLGVSVVPINPDMRAAELEYLIGHSEIALAIALPQRHADLLAAADRAGRPFQVMGERDTPPEAAFPAPQADTEPHELSECALLYTSGTTGRPKGCILPNRYFLHAGNWYANIGGLAALQPGKERMITPLPLVHMNAMAYSAMAMIMTGGCLIPLDRFHPRSWWASVRESRATVVHYLGVMPAMLIKAEASPADRDHAVRFGFGAGVDRTLHGVFEERFGFPLLEAWAMTETGAGAVIIANKEPRHIGSSCFGKEEADVQVRLVTDDGREAGVEEQGELLVRHAGDDPRYGFLAGYLKDEAATDEAWAGGWFHTGDIVRRDADGYLHFVDRKKNVIRRSGENIAAVEVESVLQQHALVKSVAVAAVPDPVRGDEVMALVVAENAPADRAAMEFAAAELVNWALSQLAYYKAPGYVAFVDALPLTTTNKIQRGELKALAPTLVEHTSCVNTCAMKKRQGDHK
- a CDS encoding aromatic-ring-hydroxylating dioxygenase subunit beta translates to MTAITEKNLIDFVYAEARMLDEQRFEDWLTLFTEDAYYWMPLAHDQQDPKLHTSLMYEDKLLLRVRIERLSGQRTFSQQPKSRSHHLLQAPTVESSDASTGEHVVRTAFLYTETRLDAQTTYAGWSTHHLVEVEGNLRIRLKRVDLVNCDAAFGNIQLFM
- a CDS encoding ABC transporter substrate-binding protein, coding for MMLKKIPAAIALASLATFAGSALAQVKVGVISSATGPTALVGIPQKNSVPLLPTKVGDLTVEYIALDDASDSTASVTAVKKLLSEEKVDAIIGPSGSPNAMGAIQFVAEAGVPMLAPVGTAAVVLPMTEQKKWVFKTTQNDDIIAKALTEHMVKAGVKTLGLIGTADPYGENWAKVMGGLAEANGIKIVASEKFQRSDSSVTGQALKLIGAKPDAVLVTAPGGPSVLPQTTLFDMGYKGQMYQTHGAALPDFLKLGGKKVEGTILAASLMLVLPEIADSNPSKKVAADYIAAYEKMHGNKPATFGANVYDAGLLLKQAIPLAALKGKPGTPEFRSALRDALEQTKELVGTQGVYNMSPADHSGFDDRGRVMITVKEGNWTLLK
- a CDS encoding SDR family NAD(P)-dependent oxidoreductase, whose translation is MTAPLIKPKKKNPVERTRLATRPPAARSRSAQGLTRAAAEGSFELQVCAECNTVQYPAREVCGNCLSEHLQWKPVDNRGQLIATTTLRHSNDLYFRERLPWRVGTVKMAAGPVVVAHVHEDCVADGPVRLTLKLDRSGQAVLHALPEKDTPNMNDAPQMRESTCDPKFRRVLVTDGKSAMGLAVAKAMLDAGANAVFLGDPTSWKANAAFDKLATDPRVQVVEIDVTDTDSVDRLAASIGGKVEILVNTASYLRDGGILGRKDVILARDAMEVNVLGLMRLAQAFGPGMCFRAADGTNNAVAWVNILSIHAFAALPSRGAWSASMAAALSAAQTLRAELSGAGVRVLNVFPGPIDEEWEQLTPPPKLAPAAIAKAIVKGLQDGIEDAYVGDIAEEIRDRLRENHKAVERELGQ
- a CDS encoding PDR/VanB family oxidoreductase — protein: MQEMELTISDIRVETPLVRSLGLRAPDGSPLPPFAPGAHLQVRIPGLADARCYSLVTFAPEAGCFDAPQAYRLGVRLEAESSGGSRFMHDLSVGDTLTVTGPKNDFPLHAAEADETETVLIAGGIGITPIAAMASALQAAGRPWSMHYSGRSLDQLAFKDELTALAGPALHLHADDDAVSRLDIGALLDGLSTTQHLYVCGPKGMIDAVIEGAKKRGWPACHVHFELFTSAAPLAGDQPFEVELSQSGQVLTVPADKTIVEVMEEAGCDPMYDCKRGECGVCTATVLEGEPDHRDYFLSDAEKAGGKLIQICISRAKSPRLVLDL